The following nucleotide sequence is from Rhodothermales bacterium.
CGATCGGGTTCAAGCAGGAGGGAGAGGCTCATGGGGCATCGAGCGGTCTGCGGGAAAGCGGCAGCGTCATGCAGCGAGGGCCTCCCCGGCCGCGCGACAACTCGTTCCCCTCAAGCTTGATCACCATCTTCTCCCCGGGCACGAAGTCGCTCTCGTCGTGATACGACAGGAAGCCGCGCGCCGTCACGATGCGATAGCCCCGTTCGCGCATCTCCTCGAACGTCCGAACATTGCGCTCGTACCCGATCACGAGGCCGGGGGCCAGCGCAAAGAAGTTCGCCCCGTCCGTCCATTGCTCCCGCTTCTGCGCGAGCGGGTCGTCGCCGCCGCAGGGGATGAAGGAGAGGGAGCGGTTGAGCACGCCCTCGAGCGCCGTCTTGAGGTCGACGCCCGTCTCGACATAAAAGCGACTCGGACTGTCCCCACGCGAATACAGCGCCACGTTGCCGGGGCGCGTCTGCTCGATCAGCGGCGGAAAGATGACGCATTCGTCCGGGGAGACGAAGGTGAAGACGGTGTCCAGATGCATGCAGGCTCGCTGCTTCGGCAGATTCGCCATCACCACATGCTCGATGGACGTCCGGGCAAACAGCTCGCGGACCACGTTCATGACGCCGCCAAACGACGTGCGCTCCGAGTGCCCGATGAGGATGGACGTCTCGTTGAGCACCAGCAGGTCGCCGCCCTCGAAGGTTACTCCCCGGGGCAGTTTGACGATCTGGTCCGCGATGGATGCGAACCGGGGGTGGTGATGGAGGACGACGCTCAGAATGATGCTTTCCCGCGACCGGGATGCATTCGCCGGGTGGCTCAGGATGATCGTGTGGCCGACCGTCGCGCCGAGGTCGCGTGTGAACAGCAGGTTCGGGACGGGGTGGGCGTGGATGGGCAGGCGAGACACGCCCGTGAGGGCGAAGCGGTGCAGTTCCTCCGCCGGCAGCGCCTTCAGCTGTTTCTCGAAGG
It contains:
- a CDS encoding arginine deiminase family protein; this encodes MSSQIPPLSTSTQPEPVAIPLDITSETGYLTRVLVHTPGEEMAMVSPENREELLFEDILHVEDAHDEHQLMCEVFEKVIGDDDAVLQIASLLREAFEIEAARFDFVEQLCRISQAQNLQAFEKQLKALPAEELHRFALTGVSRLPIHAHPVPNLLFTRDLGATVGHTIILSHPANASRSRESIILSVVLHHHPRFASIADQIVKLPRGVTFEGGDLLVLNETSILIGHSERTSFGGVMNVVRELFARTSIEHVVMANLPKQRACMHLDTVFTFVSPDECVIFPPLIEQTRPGNVALYSRGDSPSRFYVETGVDLKTALEGVLNRSLSFIPCGGDDPLAQKREQWTDGANFFALAPGLVIGYERNVRTFEEMRERGYRIVTARGFLSYHDESDFVPGEKMVIKLEGNELSRGRGGPRCMTLPLSRRPLDAP